A single window of Pseudarthrobacter psychrotolerans DNA harbors:
- a CDS encoding stealth family protein encodes MPFWASRYYSDKNAYHLPATETTITEAPVQDEIYYGGQASVEPRTHAEVTSPAAEARLKHRPDVVRHKGRYALINHNRTPYQAMVEDLLFLRGVLAGEGLDYLLVRGNNDRPVIALDWKDRKKLRAALVEACRNEPVYSMTVDAKKKSSVLVADGDLSPNRQARIFRLYRPRVEPDGGFEFGSSAGVQIELWSFEGDQLILPIENSLTRRTMQSQDAVRGTVERYGHTWPTIENMFADHASDISFDIDLVFSWVDGSSPDYIAARRAQQKGVVLGEGDDNEARFRQINELKYALRSVYMFAPWIRRIFIATDSPAPEWLAEHPSVTIVRSEEFFADPTVLPTHNSQAVECQLHNIEGLSEHFLYSNDDMFFGRPVGPDMFFTPGGVTKFIEAETRIGLGDNDAERSGFENAARVNRKLLWNRFGRITTRHLEHTAAPLRRSVVARMEREFPEEFQKTAGSRFRAADNISVTNSFYHYYALLTGRAVTQTAARVRYVDTTARAGLNYLPKLLAKRNMDFFCLNDGSFPEVPADERAQIVTGFLEKYYPIKAPWEH; translated from the coding sequence ATGCCATTTTGGGCGTCGCGGTATTATTCAGATAAGAACGCTTACCATTTACCCGCGACGGAGACAACCATTACAGAAGCACCTGTCCAGGACGAGATCTACTACGGCGGCCAGGCGTCCGTAGAACCGCGCACCCACGCCGAGGTGACATCTCCGGCGGCTGAGGCGCGGCTCAAACACCGGCCGGACGTCGTCCGGCACAAGGGCAGGTATGCCCTGATCAACCACAACCGGACGCCGTACCAGGCCATGGTTGAAGACCTGCTGTTCCTGCGTGGTGTCCTCGCAGGCGAAGGCCTGGACTACCTGCTGGTCCGGGGCAACAACGACCGTCCGGTCATTGCCCTGGACTGGAAGGACCGCAAGAAGCTGCGGGCAGCCCTGGTGGAGGCCTGCCGCAACGAGCCCGTCTACTCCATGACCGTGGACGCGAAAAAGAAGTCCTCCGTGCTGGTAGCCGACGGGGATCTCTCCCCCAACCGCCAGGCCCGCATCTTCCGGCTCTACCGTCCGCGGGTGGAGCCCGACGGCGGATTCGAGTTCGGATCCTCCGCCGGCGTCCAGATCGAGCTCTGGAGCTTTGAGGGCGATCAGCTGATCCTTCCGATCGAAAACTCCCTGACCCGGCGCACCATGCAGTCTCAGGACGCTGTCCGCGGGACGGTTGAACGGTACGGCCACACCTGGCCCACCATCGAGAACATGTTCGCCGACCACGCCAGCGACATCAGCTTCGACATCGACCTGGTGTTTTCGTGGGTTGATGGCAGCTCGCCCGATTACATCGCGGCCCGCCGTGCCCAGCAGAAGGGCGTGGTCCTCGGCGAAGGCGACGACAATGAAGCCCGCTTCCGGCAGATCAACGAACTCAAATACGCCCTGCGCTCGGTGTACATGTTTGCGCCCTGGATCCGCCGTATCTTTATCGCCACGGATTCCCCCGCCCCGGAGTGGCTCGCCGAGCACCCATCGGTAACCATTGTCCGCAGCGAGGAATTTTTCGCCGACCCCACGGTGCTGCCTACCCACAACTCCCAGGCCGTGGAATGCCAGCTCCACAACATCGAGGGCCTGTCCGAGCACTTCCTCTACTCGAACGACGATATGTTCTTCGGCCGGCCTGTGGGCCCGGACATGTTCTTCACGCCGGGTGGCGTCACCAAGTTTATCGAGGCAGAGACCCGGATCGGGCTGGGCGACAACGATGCCGAGCGCAGTGGCTTCGAGAACGCCGCCCGCGTTAACCGCAAGCTGCTCTGGAACCGCTTCGGGCGGATCACCACCCGGCATCTGGAGCACACCGCCGCCCCGCTCCGGCGCAGCGTTGTGGCCAGGATGGAGCGGGAGTTCCCGGAGGAGTTCCAGAAGACTGCGGGCAGCAGGTTCCGTGCCGCGGACAACATCTCGGTCACCAATTCCTTCTACCACTACTACGCCCTGCTCACAGGCCGTGCGGTCACCCAGACCGCGGCCAGGGTGCGTTACGTGGACACCACCGCCCGCGCCGGACTGAACTACCTGCCCAAGCTGCTGGCCAAGCGGAACATGGACTTCTTCTGCCTCAACGACGGCAGCTTCCCCGAAGTCCCCGCGGACGAGCGCGCCCAGATCGTGACCGGCTTCCTGGAGAAGTACTACCCCATCAAGGCGCCCTGGGAGCACTGA
- a CDS encoding BTAD domain-containing putative transcriptional regulator encodes MADVRIRLLGPPAIERPDGEGRQPRGRKAWALLAYLVVRHASAHRSQLASMLFPDAEDPLGALRWNLSELRRALGPGAVLGGDPLSLLLPLGRGCDVDAATGSQEVQALDLAPAGELLEGLSFADCPAYDAWLTTERHRIRNCVQTLLYEGALTALASGAPQDAAGLAGRAVEMDPFNADFHAVLIRALLAAGDRVRARDYASRCAELFQRELGVGMPEEVQRALQSPARRTGAELPATPVTVRSYLDAAKSCLSAGAVDRALEHLRLATVLADRTADSDLRAESLLALAGALIHSAGGRGAEADDLLHRALSFTPDGVSGVAAAAYRELGFVSAQRGTPARAARWLEQAEAAAQGMPEELARIFGVRGMTTSDVARYDVALTALKKSDDLAAVTGSGRQQAFTAAMTGRVQLLVGEYQEAAVSLDRSLAAIATEHWTAFRPLAESLRGETYLALGQLDEAGQMIEHAAVLAELSGDRCYMDASANAQVKLNVARGNASGAPEWIARGLMPHPWYVWFRARVLDTACQFAINTNSPNAARYAAELSDVASRSGLRELVVRAHSHRAVLGDTAAGEAIPLLARDLRNPALLAHLVARKQL; translated from the coding sequence ATGGCCGACGTCCGGATTCGGCTTCTCGGCCCACCTGCGATCGAGCGCCCCGATGGAGAGGGCCGGCAGCCCCGCGGCCGGAAGGCCTGGGCTCTGTTGGCCTATCTCGTGGTCCGGCACGCTTCGGCACACCGGTCGCAGCTGGCGTCCATGCTGTTCCCCGATGCGGAAGATCCCCTTGGGGCGCTCCGCTGGAATCTGTCGGAGCTGAGAAGGGCACTGGGACCCGGTGCGGTGCTCGGCGGTGACCCGCTTAGCCTTCTGCTCCCGTTGGGGCGCGGCTGCGATGTCGATGCCGCTACCGGATCCCAGGAAGTTCAGGCCTTGGACCTTGCGCCGGCGGGTGAACTGCTGGAAGGACTCTCCTTTGCGGACTGTCCGGCCTACGACGCATGGCTGACCACGGAGCGGCACCGGATCCGGAATTGTGTGCAAACCCTGCTGTACGAGGGCGCGTTGACTGCCCTTGCATCCGGTGCCCCACAGGACGCTGCCGGGCTTGCCGGCAGGGCAGTTGAGATGGACCCGTTCAACGCGGACTTCCACGCGGTGCTGATCAGGGCGCTGCTGGCCGCCGGGGACCGTGTCAGGGCCCGGGATTATGCTTCCCGCTGCGCCGAACTCTTCCAACGGGAATTGGGCGTCGGGATGCCCGAGGAAGTGCAGCGGGCGCTCCAGTCTCCCGCCCGGCGGACGGGCGCAGAGCTCCCGGCCACTCCGGTCACCGTCCGTTCCTACCTTGATGCGGCCAAGTCCTGCCTGAGCGCCGGCGCCGTGGACAGGGCGTTGGAGCACCTGCGGCTGGCAACTGTCCTTGCGGACCGGACCGCCGACAGCGATTTGCGGGCAGAGTCGCTGCTGGCGCTTGCGGGAGCCCTGATCCACTCAGCCGGCGGGCGGGGAGCGGAAGCGGACGACCTCCTGCACCGCGCACTGTCCTTTACCCCGGACGGCGTTTCCGGCGTGGCGGCTGCTGCGTACCGGGAGCTTGGCTTTGTTTCCGCCCAACGCGGGACCCCGGCGAGGGCCGCCCGGTGGCTCGAGCAGGCGGAAGCTGCAGCCCAGGGTATGCCGGAGGAACTAGCAAGGATATTCGGCGTTCGTGGCATGACGACGTCGGACGTTGCACGGTACGACGTGGCCCTGACGGCGCTGAAGAAGTCCGATGACCTTGCCGCGGTCACAGGCAGCGGACGTCAACAGGCCTTTACTGCGGCGATGACAGGGCGGGTCCAGCTGCTTGTCGGCGAGTATCAGGAGGCCGCCGTGTCGCTCGACCGGTCGCTCGCGGCCATCGCCACGGAACACTGGACAGCGTTCCGCCCGCTGGCTGAATCGTTGCGCGGCGAAACGTACCTTGCCCTTGGCCAGCTGGATGAAGCGGGGCAGATGATCGAGCACGCGGCCGTTCTTGCCGAACTGTCCGGGGACCGCTGCTACATGGACGCGTCCGCCAACGCCCAGGTCAAACTGAACGTGGCGCGTGGCAACGCTTCCGGCGCCCCCGAATGGATTGCCCGGGGACTGATGCCCCATCCCTGGTACGTGTGGTTCAGGGCCCGCGTCCTGGACACAGCCTGCCAGTTTGCCATCAATACGAATTCACCGAATGCGGCACGCTACGCTGCCGAGCTCAGTGATGTGGCCAGCCGCAGCGGGCTCCGCGAACTCGTGGTCCGTGCGCACTCGCACCGCGCCGTCCTGGGAGACACCGCGGCTGGCGAAGCCATCCCCTTGTTGGCACGGGACCTCCGCAACCCTGCCCTGCTCGCTCATCTTGTTGCACGGAAGCAGCTGTAG
- a CDS encoding type II toxin-antitoxin system VapB family antitoxin produces MIFKAVGEGRPYPDHGFNTPKQWASLPPRPVRLDELVTTKRTLDLEALLAEDSTFFGDLFPHVVQYQGTLYLEDGLHRAVRTALHQRTAIHARVLVIDG; encoded by the coding sequence GTGATCTTTAAAGCTGTTGGCGAGGGACGCCCGTATCCCGACCATGGTTTCAACACGCCCAAACAGTGGGCGTCGCTGCCCCCGCGTCCTGTCCGCCTGGACGAACTGGTGACCACTAAACGGACACTGGACCTCGAGGCGCTCTTGGCCGAAGACTCCACCTTTTTCGGTGACCTTTTCCCCCACGTGGTGCAGTACCAGGGAACCCTTTACCTGGAGGACGGACTGCACCGCGCCGTCCGGACAGCGTTGCACCAGCGGACCGCCATCCACGCCCGTGTGCTGGTCATAGATGGCTAG
- a CDS encoding LytR C-terminal domain-containing protein — protein MARKPRDARVLHGHHIVTGPELRATFEAAGDPDNPVRVRRRVVHGVVLVLLLGLIAGAIIVALAIMNGHLKLPTTAGSDKPLATCPGATFDYTPNDKINLNVYNSTSRPGLARSVADELLVRKFVVGAVANTEAGFRGVAAVISGAAGQSAAFSVQRNLLGSDYFQDGRTDASVDVILSSDYRELAAADRVDQTPGKLSCPRESRRIADDAKWPVIPTAGP, from the coding sequence ATGGCTAGGAAGCCCAGGGACGCCAGGGTCCTGCACGGCCACCACATTGTCACCGGCCCCGAACTGCGGGCCACGTTTGAAGCTGCCGGCGACCCCGACAATCCGGTGCGGGTGCGCCGCCGCGTGGTGCATGGAGTGGTCCTGGTTTTGCTGTTGGGCCTCATTGCGGGCGCCATCATCGTTGCGCTGGCCATCATGAACGGGCACCTGAAGCTTCCGACGACGGCGGGCAGCGATAAGCCCCTGGCCACCTGCCCCGGGGCCACCTTTGACTACACGCCCAACGACAAAATCAACCTCAACGTCTACAACTCCACCAGCCGTCCCGGGCTGGCCCGCTCTGTTGCGGATGAGTTGCTGGTCCGGAAGTTTGTGGTGGGGGCCGTGGCCAACACGGAGGCCGGTTTCCGCGGCGTGGCTGCAGTGATTTCCGGGGCCGCCGGGCAGTCTGCCGCCTTCAGCGTCCAGCGGAACCTGCTGGGCTCCGACTACTTCCAGGATGGCCGGACGGACGCCAGCGTGGACGTCATTCTTTCCAGCGATTACCGGGAACTCGCCGCCGCGGACCGCGTGGACCAGACGCCAGGCAAGCTCAGCTGTCCGCGTGAAAGCCGCCGGATCGCTGACGATGCCAAATGGCCGGTTATTCCAACGGCCGGCCCCTGA
- a CDS encoding TetR/AcrR family transcriptional regulator produces the protein MPRISAANNAAQRAETQRRVLTAFGELLFTHGLPGLTMTDVARHAGVGRTAVYNYYADIEELLISYALDETERFLAELRESLSTLENPVERLALYVRTQVEDLSRRHLPPGPAMAAVLSPSSFAKLADHVGELSVLLQGILRDGMAQGYLPQADIGQQAQLIHGTLSSSAARGSNEPAELEARIARTVRFIQLGAGARFDDDGAPLRVSLPLP, from the coding sequence ATGCCCAGGATTTCGGCGGCCAACAACGCCGCACAACGCGCCGAGACTCAACGCCGGGTCCTGACAGCGTTCGGGGAACTCCTGTTCACCCACGGCCTGCCCGGACTGACCATGACAGACGTCGCGCGGCATGCCGGGGTGGGGCGCACCGCGGTCTATAACTATTACGCGGACATCGAAGAGCTGCTGATCTCCTACGCCCTGGATGAGACCGAGCGCTTCCTCGCCGAACTCCGGGAGTCACTGAGCACGCTCGAGAACCCCGTCGAACGGCTGGCCCTGTACGTGCGTACCCAGGTGGAGGACCTCAGCCGCCGCCACCTCCCGCCCGGACCGGCGATGGCGGCGGTCCTGTCGCCGTCGTCCTTTGCCAAACTGGCCGACCACGTGGGTGAACTCAGTGTCCTGCTGCAGGGAATCCTCAGGGACGGCATGGCGCAGGGCTACCTGCCGCAAGCGGACATTGGGCAGCAAGCGCAGCTGATCCACGGCACACTCTCCTCCAGCGCCGCGCGCGGCAGCAACGAGCCCGCGGAACTTGAGGCCCGGATCGCCCGGACCGTCCGGTTCATCCAGCTGGGCGCCGGGGCAAGGTTCGACGACGACGGCGCACCACTGCGCGTTAGCCTCCCCTTGCCGTAA
- a CDS encoding DsbA family oxidoreductase — translation MKIEIWSDVACPWCYIGKRRFEAALAEFPHRDAVEVKWRSYQLDPALPEHYDGTELDYLSTRKGMAPAQVSQMFDHVTAQAKGEGLDYRFDQVVVANSFTAHRLIHLAARHGQQDAAKERLLSDHFEHGKDIGSAEYLAALGQDLGLSTDEVTELFTTDKYADDVRLDFEEARALGITGVPFFVIDRKFGLSGAQPAETFTAALNQAWQETNPLVLVNAANGNDGEACGPDGCAV, via the coding sequence ATGAAGATTGAGATCTGGTCAGACGTCGCGTGTCCGTGGTGCTACATCGGCAAGCGACGGTTCGAGGCCGCCCTGGCCGAGTTCCCGCACCGCGACGCTGTGGAGGTGAAGTGGCGCAGCTACCAGTTGGACCCCGCCCTCCCGGAGCACTATGACGGCACCGAACTGGACTACCTGAGCACGCGCAAGGGCATGGCCCCGGCGCAGGTCTCACAGATGTTTGACCACGTCACCGCGCAGGCAAAGGGCGAGGGCCTGGACTACCGGTTCGACCAGGTGGTGGTGGCCAACAGCTTCACCGCCCACCGCCTGATCCACCTCGCGGCCCGGCACGGACAGCAGGATGCCGCCAAGGAACGCCTCCTGAGCGACCACTTCGAGCACGGCAAGGACATCGGCAGCGCCGAGTACCTTGCCGCCCTGGGCCAGGATCTGGGCCTCAGCACCGACGAAGTCACCGAACTCTTCACCACGGACAAATACGCCGACGACGTCCGCCTCGATTTCGAGGAAGCCCGCGCCCTGGGCATCACGGGTGTCCCGTTCTTCGTGATTGACCGCAAGTTCGGCCTCTCGGGTGCCCAGCCTGCAGAAACGTTCACTGCGGCGCTCAACCAGGCCTGGCAGGAGACCAACCCGCTGGTTCTGGTCAACGCCGCGAACGGCAACGACGGCGAGGCCTGCGGCCCGGACGGCTGCGCGGTCTAA
- a CDS encoding GNAT family N-acetyltransferase, translated as MTHTIRKATTDDAGPLAELAAVTFPLACPPSSSPADIAAHVANTLSEKHFREYLADPDVTVLVIDADGALRGYSLLINRTAEDPDVASALKMLPSMELSKCYVHPEHHGLGAAAELMHDSLQAAAAAGAAGVWLGVNSQNARAIRFYEKSGFRKVGSKSFRLGTTVEHDFVLERAV; from the coding sequence ATGACCCACACCATCCGAAAGGCAACAACGGACGACGCCGGACCGCTCGCCGAGCTGGCGGCCGTCACCTTCCCGCTGGCCTGCCCGCCGTCGTCGTCACCGGCGGACATTGCCGCGCACGTGGCCAACACGCTCAGCGAAAAGCACTTCCGGGAGTACCTGGCGGATCCTGATGTCACCGTCCTGGTCATCGACGCCGACGGCGCGCTCCGCGGCTACAGCCTGCTCATCAACCGGACAGCGGAGGATCCGGATGTGGCGTCCGCCCTGAAGATGCTGCCTTCCATGGAGCTCAGCAAATGCTACGTCCACCCTGAACATCACGGCCTGGGTGCCGCCGCCGAGCTGATGCACGATAGCCTGCAGGCTGCCGCCGCAGCGGGCGCGGCCGGGGTGTGGCTCGGCGTCAATAGCCAGAACGCGAGGGCCATCCGTTTCTACGAAAAGTCCGGTTTCCGCAAGGTGGGCAGCAAGTCCTTCCGGCTGGGAACCACAGTGGAGCACGACTTCGTCCTGGAGCGGGCCGTCTGA
- a CDS encoding sugar phosphate isomerase/epimerase family protein has product MSRPYTLFTGQWADLPFEEVAKLASGWGYDGLEIAVSGDHLDAWRWDEPGYVESKLAVLAKYNLKVWAISNHLKGQAVCDDPIDFRHEAIVGAKVWGDGDPEGVRQRAAEEMKHTARLAKALGVDTVVGFTGSSIWQYVAMFPPVPAAVIEAGYQDFADRWNPILDVFDECGVRFAHEVHPSEIAYDYWTTVRTLEAIGHREAFGLNWDPSHFMWQGIDPVSFIWDFKDRIYHVDCKDTKLRPTGRNTVMGSHLPWGDPRRGWDFVSAGRGDVPWESSFRALAAIGYTGPISVEWEDAGMDRLHGAPEALAALKKFDFPPSNTSFDAAFSSKP; this is encoded by the coding sequence ATGTCCCGCCCCTATACCCTGTTCACCGGCCAGTGGGCCGACCTCCCGTTCGAGGAGGTCGCCAAACTGGCGTCCGGCTGGGGCTATGACGGCCTGGAAATCGCCGTGTCCGGGGACCACCTGGACGCCTGGCGCTGGGACGAACCCGGCTACGTCGAGTCCAAGCTCGCCGTCCTGGCCAAGTACAACCTCAAGGTCTGGGCCATCTCCAACCACCTCAAGGGCCAGGCCGTGTGCGATGACCCCATCGACTTCCGCCACGAAGCGATCGTGGGCGCGAAGGTCTGGGGCGACGGCGATCCCGAGGGCGTCCGCCAACGCGCCGCCGAGGAAATGAAACACACCGCCCGGCTGGCAAAGGCACTCGGCGTGGACACCGTCGTCGGATTTACCGGCTCCTCGATCTGGCAGTACGTGGCAATGTTCCCGCCCGTCCCCGCCGCCGTGATCGAGGCCGGCTACCAGGACTTCGCCGACCGCTGGAACCCCATCCTGGACGTCTTCGACGAATGCGGCGTCCGCTTCGCCCACGAAGTCCACCCCTCCGAAATCGCCTACGACTACTGGACCACAGTGCGCACCCTCGAAGCGATCGGCCACCGTGAAGCGTTCGGCCTGAACTGGGACCCCTCCCACTTCATGTGGCAGGGCATCGACCCCGTCTCGTTCATCTGGGACTTCAAGGACCGGATCTACCACGTCGACTGCAAGGACACGAAGCTCCGCCCCACCGGCCGGAACACCGTTATGGGCTCGCACCTGCCGTGGGGCGACCCCCGCCGCGGCTGGGACTTCGTCTCCGCCGGCCGCGGCGATGTCCCCTGGGAATCATCCTTCCGCGCCCTCGCCGCGATCGGCTACACCGGACCCATCTCCGTCGAATGGGAAGACGCCGGCATGGACCGCCTCCACGGCGCCCCCGAAGCCCTCGCAGCGCTGAAAAAGTTCGACTTCCCGCCGTCAAACACCTCCTTCGACGCCGCCTTCAGCTCCAAACCCTAG
- a CDS encoding Gfo/Idh/MocA family oxidoreductase, with the protein MTSHEPANNPRPELKKLGVAMIGYAFMGKAHSNAWRNVASYFDVPAFEQKVLVGRDAAGVAEAAGKYGWAETSTDWRTVIERDDIDIVDICAPGWLHAEIAIAALEAGKHVLLEKPLANTLAEAEAMTAAAQTARAAGVQSMVGFNYRRVPALALAKELIAEGRLGTVRHVRAAYFQDWLADESAPMTWRLKRETAGSGALGDIASHAIDQVLFLLGDQVTEVSGRMHTFTTQRPGEAGLEEVTVDDAAWATLSLSSGAIASVEVSRVATGRKNSLKLEIYGEKGAILFDLENLNELGFLDATVSVREQGFRRILVNEPEHPYLAAWWPQGHIIGWEHTFTHEIRDFLLAIDAGTEPSPSFEDGLTVQRILNAVEESAAAKSSIIQLAGTPAGTPTALTATSEGA; encoded by the coding sequence ATGACCTCACACGAACCAGCGAACAATCCGCGCCCGGAACTCAAAAAACTGGGTGTGGCGATGATCGGTTATGCGTTCATGGGCAAAGCCCACTCGAACGCGTGGCGGAACGTCGCCAGCTACTTCGATGTCCCGGCGTTCGAGCAGAAAGTCCTGGTGGGCCGGGACGCCGCCGGGGTTGCCGAGGCCGCCGGGAAGTACGGCTGGGCTGAAACGTCCACCGACTGGCGGACGGTCATCGAACGCGATGACATCGACATCGTTGACATTTGCGCCCCGGGCTGGCTGCACGCCGAGATCGCGATCGCCGCCCTCGAAGCGGGCAAGCACGTGCTTCTGGAGAAGCCGCTGGCCAACACCCTGGCTGAGGCCGAGGCCATGACGGCAGCGGCGCAGACTGCCCGGGCAGCAGGAGTGCAGTCCATGGTGGGGTTCAACTACCGGCGCGTCCCGGCCCTGGCCCTCGCGAAGGAGCTGATTGCGGAGGGCAGGCTGGGCACCGTCCGGCACGTCCGTGCCGCCTACTTCCAGGACTGGCTCGCTGATGAGAGCGCACCCATGACGTGGCGGCTCAAAAGGGAGACCGCGGGCTCGGGGGCGCTCGGGGACATCGCCTCACACGCGATCGACCAGGTGCTGTTCCTGCTCGGGGACCAGGTCACCGAAGTGTCCGGCCGGATGCACACGTTCACTACGCAGCGTCCCGGAGAAGCCGGACTCGAGGAAGTAACGGTCGACGACGCCGCTTGGGCAACGCTGTCCCTCTCCTCCGGAGCAATCGCATCCGTGGAGGTCTCCCGGGTAGCCACCGGCCGGAAGAACTCGCTGAAACTGGAGATCTACGGGGAAAAGGGCGCCATCCTTTTCGATCTGGAGAACCTGAACGAACTGGGATTCCTGGACGCCACCGTTTCCGTTCGCGAGCAAGGCTTCCGCCGGATCCTGGTCAACGAGCCCGAGCACCCGTATCTCGCAGCCTGGTGGCCGCAAGGCCACATCATCGGCTGGGAGCACACGTTCACGCACGAGATCCGCGACTTCCTGTTGGCGATCGATGCCGGGACCGAACCGTCGCCGTCGTTCGAGGACGGCCTCACCGTCCAGCGCATCCTGAATGCGGTGGAAGAATCCGCCGCCGCTAAAAGTTCCATCATCCAGCTGGCCGGCACCCCGGCCGGCACGCCGACAGCCCTGACCGCTACTTCTGAAGGAGCCTGA
- a CDS encoding Gfo/Idh/MocA family oxidoreductase — protein sequence MSHAASTRRGPVGVAVIGAGNISKQYLDNLTVFPDLKVLVIADLFEEAAEARAKEYGIAEWGGVDAALNHPDVEIIVNLTIPAAHVEVATAAVNAGKHVWTEKPFSLDRESGLGLLKTADAAGIRLGCAPDTFLGAGLQTALRLIERGDIGTPLTAMTTFQTPGPESWHPNPAFLFQHGAGPLFDMGPYYLTTLIQAFGSIRKVAAIGSKAKELRVIGSGPKAGEEFTVEVPTHVSAMAQFESGASSHSVFSFESPRVRMGFVEITGTEATLSLPDPNHFDGDIRLWRAGDEDWTTVPATGPANGRGMGVLDMARSIRAGVPHRATGDLAYHVLDSMVSITESMESGTFVDVESSAPASPALPEDWAPEAATL from the coding sequence ATGAGCCACGCAGCATCGACCCGCCGCGGCCCGGTGGGAGTTGCCGTCATCGGCGCCGGGAACATCAGCAAGCAGTACCTGGACAACCTCACCGTCTTCCCGGACCTGAAAGTCCTCGTCATCGCTGACCTCTTCGAGGAAGCCGCCGAGGCCCGCGCCAAGGAATACGGCATCGCGGAGTGGGGCGGCGTGGACGCGGCACTGAACCATCCCGACGTCGAAATCATCGTCAACCTCACCATCCCGGCGGCGCACGTGGAAGTGGCCACTGCAGCCGTCAACGCCGGCAAGCACGTCTGGACCGAGAAGCCGTTCTCGCTGGACCGCGAATCCGGGCTGGGCCTGCTCAAAACCGCCGACGCCGCCGGAATCCGGTTGGGCTGCGCCCCGGACACCTTCCTGGGAGCCGGGCTGCAGACCGCTTTGCGGCTCATCGAACGCGGCGACATCGGCACGCCATTGACCGCGATGACCACGTTCCAGACTCCCGGTCCGGAATCCTGGCACCCCAACCCGGCGTTCCTTTTCCAGCACGGCGCAGGCCCGCTCTTCGACATGGGCCCGTATTACCTCACCACCTTGATCCAGGCGTTCGGCTCCATCCGCAAGGTGGCCGCCATCGGCTCCAAGGCCAAGGAATTGCGGGTCATTGGTTCAGGGCCCAAGGCCGGCGAGGAGTTCACCGTCGAAGTGCCAACGCATGTGTCCGCCATGGCGCAGTTCGAGAGCGGGGCGTCCTCGCACAGCGTCTTCTCCTTCGAATCCCCCCGCGTGCGGATGGGCTTCGTGGAAATCACCGGCACGGAAGCCACACTGTCCCTACCGGACCCCAACCATTTCGACGGCGACATCCGCCTTTGGCGTGCCGGTGACGAGGACTGGACCACCGTCCCGGCCACGGGACCCGCCAACGGCCGTGGCATGGGCGTCCTGGACATGGCGCGCTCCATCCGCGCCGGGGTGCCGCACCGCGCCACCGGCGACCTGGCCTACCACGTCCTGGATTCCATGGTCTCAATCACCGAATCCATGGAATCCGGAACTTTCGTGGACGTCGAAAGCTCTGCTCCGGCATCCCCAGCCCTCCCCGAGGACTGGGCGCCGGAAGCCGCTACCCTCTAG
- a CDS encoding sugar phosphate isomerase/epimerase translates to MSYSIQLYTLRNAIQEDLPGTIRKVAEIGFTQVEPYNFVATAKELGAALKENGLTAPSGHAPLLSQDQDEIFAAAKELGIITVIDPYLPAEHWQSAEDIQATAAKLNAAAKKGAEHGIRVGYHNHAWELESTIEGRTALEYFADLLDPGLVLEVDTYWVAVGGQDPVAVLERLGDRVKFIHIKDGPLNTDTKAQQPAGQGKVAVLDVIAAAKSLEVGVVEFDDYAGDIFEGIAESLAYLNAAQGTGTAGARA, encoded by the coding sequence ATGTCCTACTCGATCCAGCTTTACACCCTGCGCAACGCCATCCAGGAGGATCTGCCCGGCACCATCCGCAAGGTCGCGGAGATCGGCTTCACCCAGGTTGAGCCCTACAACTTCGTGGCCACGGCGAAGGAACTCGGCGCCGCGCTGAAGGAAAACGGCCTCACCGCCCCGTCCGGACACGCCCCCCTCCTCAGCCAGGACCAGGACGAAATCTTCGCGGCAGCCAAAGAACTGGGCATCATCACCGTGATCGACCCCTACCTTCCAGCCGAGCACTGGCAGTCCGCCGAGGACATCCAGGCCACCGCAGCCAAACTCAATGCAGCAGCCAAGAAGGGCGCCGAGCACGGCATCCGCGTGGGTTACCACAACCACGCGTGGGAACTTGAATCAACCATCGAGGGCCGCACTGCGCTGGAGTACTTCGCGGACCTCCTGGACCCCGGGCTGGTCCTCGAAGTGGACACCTACTGGGTTGCCGTGGGCGGCCAGGACCCGGTGGCGGTGCTGGAGCGCCTGGGCGACCGGGTGAAGTTCATCCACATCAAAGACGGACCGCTGAACACCGACACCAAGGCGCAGCAGCCGGCGGGTCAGGGCAAGGTCGCCGTGCTGGACGTCATCGCCGCCGCAAAGTCCCTCGAGGTGGGCGTAGTCGAATTTGATGACTACGCCGGGGACATCTTCGAAGGCATCGCCGAGAGCCTCGCCTACCTTAATGCCGCACAGGGCACCGGCACAGCCGGAGCACGCGCATGA